In Candidatus Ancaeobacter aquaticus, a single genomic region encodes these proteins:
- the nadC gene encoding carboxylating nicotinate-nucleotide diphosphorylase — MSDLDYLEIKTIVENALEEDVVGGDITTNTLIPFDLECRAEVLVKEDCVLAGIPVAIAVFKSFDSTLIIDVLEKDSASVKAGTIVLTVEGKARSILTCERTVLNFLQRLSGIATVTRSYVDACATDRVKILDTRKTTPLLRYLEKYAVRMGGGENHRYGLFDQFLIKDNHLKLLKETGKNPISFSVITAKKYSPSIPVEIEVEQVEDIEEAVEAGCDIILLDNMSPETIQTAVDIVKGRVLTEASGGITLENVAEYAQTGVDRISIGALTHSARSVDISLDIVE, encoded by the coding sequence ATGAGTGATCTTGATTATTTAGAAATAAAAACGATAGTAGAAAATGCGTTGGAAGAGGATGTTGTTGGCGGTGATATTACAACAAATACACTCATACCGTTTGATTTGGAGTGTCGTGCAGAGGTGCTGGTAAAAGAAGACTGTGTGCTCGCCGGGATACCTGTCGCAATTGCTGTTTTTAAGTCGTTTGATTCTACCTTGATAATAGATGTCCTAGAAAAAGATAGTGCGAGCGTTAAAGCAGGGACAATAGTCCTAACTGTTGAGGGGAAAGCACGGTCAATACTAACCTGTGAACGTACTGTTTTAAATTTCTTGCAGCGTCTCTCGGGTATTGCAACAGTAACGAGATCATACGTTGATGCATGTGCTACTGATCGAGTTAAGATTTTGGATACGAGAAAAACGACACCGCTTTTGCGGTACTTAGAGAAATATGCTGTTCGAATGGGTGGCGGAGAGAATCATCGATATGGTCTTTTTGATCAGTTTCTTATCAAAGATAATCATCTTAAGTTACTAAAAGAAACAGGTAAAAATCCTATTAGTTTTAGTGTTATAACAGCAAAGAAATATTCACCCTCAATACCAGTTGAAATAGAAGTTGAACAAGTGGAAGATATTGAAGAGGCAGTTGAAGCTGGATGCGATATTATTCTACTTGATAATATGTCACCGGAAACAATCCAAACGGCTGTTGATATAGTTAAAGGAAGAGTTCTTACAGAAGCCTCCGGTGGTATTACATTAGAAAATGTTGCTGAGTACGCACAAACCGGTGTAGACAGAATATCTATCGGTGCATTGACTCATTCTGCCCGGTCTGTAGATATTAGTTTAGATATTGTTGAATAA